Part of the Spirochaetota bacterium genome is shown below.
ATTTCCAGCGCGGAGGTTTTATACACCGGATGTGCTTCTACGGGGATTCCCCGCCCGTTATCGATCACCTCGATCGTATTGTCCGAGTGAATCGATACCTGGATGGTATCGCAGAATCCGGCAAGAGCCTCGTCGATGGAATTATCCACTATTTCGTATACTAGGTGGTGCAGCCCGTTGGTGTCGGTTGAACCGATATACATGGCGGGGCGTTTCCGCACCGCTTCAAGACCCTCGAGGATCTGTATCTTATCTGCGCTATACTCGTTCGGCATGGGCTCTTCTCCAGGCAAGATCATTATCATCGAGCCCGGTCCGCTTTATAACGGTGAACGGGCTTACGATGCTGGTAATGACGGCGTCTTCGCTGTCGATTACGATAGTCTTAACTTCGTCGGGCAGATCGGTCAGGTAACGCTCATTCAAAGGAGAACGCCGGAGGGTCTCGACATTGAAAATCGCGATGACCTTTTTATCCGAAACGATGGTTCGGCTGCCTATGTGAATAAACATGTGATTAACTTACAGGCTACCTGAGCTTTTTGATTTCAACGCGAATATTCCTGATAATATCTGCTCCAAGTCGGTCCTTTATCTTATTCAGCAGGGATTCCCTGAGCATATGCAACTCGCCGGCGAAGACCGAATGGTCAGCGGCGATGATAAGGGTTTCCCGTACAATTCTCACCGGGGCGCTGTGAGTCGAAATTATGTCTCCAACAATCAAGGACCAATTTGATCGAATATTCTCAAAGATGAACGACTCGTCAAGCTGGAATTCTCCCACAATCGAGGACAAAAGACTTCCAAGAGATAAAATTTTACCTTCCCTGGGCTCCTTGAATCTGAACCTCATACCAGGGATACTTCCCCTCTTCCATTGGTATTAAAAAGCCTGCAGGCAGACCCGATATTGAATAACAGGCGCTCCGGGTATACCATGGTAAAGATCACCTGGTTTCCGCGATCGATAAGCGCGAGAAGATTTTTCCTGCGATGCTCATCCAATTCCGAAAAAACATCATCAACCATGATCACGGCCTTCCCGCCGGTTTTGCGATCGATGATGATCGACTCGGCGCATTTAAGTGCAATCGCCGCGGT
Proteins encoded:
- a CDS encoding DUF721 domain-containing protein, giving the protein MRFRFKEPREGKILSLGSLLSSIVGEFQLDESFIFENIRSNWSLIVGDIISTHSAPVRIVRETLIIAADHSVFAGELHMLRESLLNKIKDRLGADIIRNIRVEIKKLR